One genomic segment of Actinoplanes ianthinogenes includes these proteins:
- a CDS encoding DUF6209 family protein, which yields MHRLTRISPNRPTLPGLARHAGVLVLTAAAALLAMGSPAAAAGTAPATTPPVLRYLADGGEQVDGTLEAGRPVLVDYDAARLPLCRNQYAGGDAWSISVYYRVDGGPVQSQPVVRLDENRHNVKAVVSVDLPAGGRDLELWFHSGDRAGCSEYDSRNGANYHYAVGQPAVATFAADWSETVTGELRAGRDLVIRYDAARLPQCRETYNSSPAWRIDAFYRFDGGPAQSAAVTDAIGRSVPATVALPSGTHRVEFWFRVIGQLSGCVAYDSDYGANYAFAVA from the coding sequence ATGCATCGCCTCACCCGGATCAGCCCGAACCGACCCACCCTGCCCGGCCTCGCCCGGCACGCCGGCGTCCTGGTCCTGACCGCGGCCGCCGCCCTGCTGGCCATGGGCTCCCCGGCCGCGGCCGCCGGCACCGCCCCGGCCACCACCCCACCCGTGCTGCGCTACCTGGCCGACGGCGGCGAGCAGGTGGACGGGACGCTGGAGGCCGGCCGGCCGGTGCTGGTCGACTACGACGCGGCCCGGCTGCCGCTGTGCCGCAACCAGTACGCCGGCGGCGACGCCTGGAGCATCAGCGTCTACTACCGGGTCGACGGCGGCCCGGTGCAGAGCCAGCCGGTCGTCCGGCTGGACGAGAACCGGCACAACGTCAAGGCCGTGGTCAGCGTCGACCTGCCGGCCGGCGGCCGTGACCTGGAGCTGTGGTTCCACTCCGGCGATCGGGCCGGCTGCAGTGAGTACGACTCCCGCAACGGCGCGAACTATCACTACGCCGTCGGGCAGCCGGCGGTCGCCACCTTCGCCGCCGACTGGTCGGAAACGGTCACCGGCGAGCTCCGCGCCGGCCGTGACCTGGTCATCCGGTACGACGCCGCCCGCCTGCCGCAGTGCCGGGAGACCTACAACAGCTCGCCGGCCTGGCGGATCGACGCCTTCTACCGCTTCGACGGTGGCCCGGCGCAGTCCGCCGCGGTGACCGACGCCATCGGCCGATCCGTGCCGGCCACGGTCGCGCTGCCGTCCGGCACCCACCGGGTGGAGTTCTGGTTCCGGGTCATCGGCCAGCTCAGCGGCTGCGTCGCCTACGACTCCGACTACGGCGCGAACTACGCCTTCGCCGTCGCCTGA